One Streptomyces sp. NBC_00554 DNA segment encodes these proteins:
- a CDS encoding putative protein N(5)-glutamine methyltransferase: MPLLSPLFDSVVTALRSAGCVFAEDEAELILATARTPDDVATMVDRRVAGLPLEHVLGWAGFHGLRVAVEPGVFVPRRRTEFLVDQAVALARDVSLVVDLCCGSGAVGAALAASLGGPELHAADIDPAAVRCARRNVEPFAGHVYEGDLFAALPDTLRGRVDVLAANVPYVPTDEVGLLPAEARDHEPLVALDGGSDGLDILRRVVAEAPEWLAPGGCLLVETSERQAPRAVETFTRSGLASRLAVSDELYANVVIGTKV, translated from the coding sequence ATGCCTCTTCTGTCCCCTCTCTTTGATTCCGTTGTCACCGCGCTCCGCTCCGCCGGCTGTGTCTTCGCCGAGGACGAGGCGGAGTTGATCCTCGCCACAGCTCGCACCCCGGACGATGTCGCCACCATGGTTGACCGGCGCGTCGCGGGACTTCCCCTTGAACACGTGCTCGGCTGGGCCGGGTTCCACGGACTGCGCGTCGCCGTGGAGCCGGGCGTCTTCGTGCCCCGCCGCCGCACCGAGTTCCTCGTCGACCAGGCGGTCGCCCTGGCGAGGGACGTGTCCCTCGTCGTGGACCTCTGCTGCGGCTCCGGCGCGGTGGGCGCCGCGCTGGCCGCCTCCCTCGGCGGGCCCGAACTGCACGCCGCCGACATCGACCCGGCCGCGGTGCGCTGCGCCCGCCGCAACGTCGAGCCCTTCGCCGGTCACGTGTACGAGGGCGACCTCTTTGCCGCCCTGCCCGACACCCTGCGCGGCCGCGTCGACGTACTGGCCGCGAACGTGCCGTACGTCCCCACCGACGAGGTCGGACTCCTGCCGGCGGAGGCCCGCGACCACGAACCCCTCGTCGCCCTCGACGGAGGTTCCGACGGGCTCGACATCCTGCGCCGGGTCGTCGCGGAGGCCCCCGAATGGCTGGCCCCGGGCGGCTGCCTCCTCGTCGAGACGAGCGAGCGCCAGGCACCCCGGGCCGTCGAGACCTTCACCCGAAGCGGCCTGGCAAGCCGACTGGCCGTTTCCGACGAGCTGTACGCCAACGTCGTGATCGGCACCAAGGTCTAG
- a CDS encoding acyl-CoA dehydrogenase family protein, whose protein sequence is MAFDFSLAPRVVEWRDRIAEFVTDVVVPREQEAFAHGLSDELRRELQQAAKAAGIWAPQAPANLGGGGFRFDEAAVLLEEAGTSLLGPLALNCAAPDEGNIHLLNVVATPAQREKYLVPLVNGDIRSCFAMTEPPPGAGSDPSAVRTLATKVAGGWSISGEKHLITGAEGAAFTIVMARDGENSGATMLLVDTDTPGFAVKEHARTIDSTMVGGHCRVLFEDVFVPDDAVLGEAGLGFRYVQVRLAPARLTHCMRWLGAARRAHEIALSRAVDRELFGQRLADLGMAQQMIADNEIDLVAARALLWQACWEVAEGGKGTESSSRAKVFISEAVGRVVDRSVQLAGGLGTSEDLVIGRIYADIRAFRIYDGASEAHRMSIAKRAARRAGTAEHGSGVRS, encoded by the coding sequence ATGGCCTTCGATTTCTCTCTTGCACCAAGAGTCGTGGAGTGGCGCGACAGGATCGCCGAGTTCGTGACGGACGTGGTCGTCCCTCGCGAGCAGGAGGCGTTCGCGCACGGCCTGAGCGACGAACTGCGCCGAGAACTGCAACAGGCGGCGAAGGCCGCCGGGATCTGGGCGCCGCAGGCACCGGCGAACCTTGGCGGTGGCGGCTTCCGCTTCGACGAGGCGGCCGTCCTGTTGGAGGAGGCCGGCACCAGTCTGCTCGGCCCTCTGGCCCTCAACTGCGCGGCCCCGGACGAGGGCAACATCCACCTGCTCAATGTGGTGGCCACGCCCGCTCAGCGGGAGAAGTACCTCGTGCCGCTGGTCAACGGCGACATCCGCTCCTGCTTCGCGATGACCGAGCCGCCGCCCGGTGCGGGCTCCGACCCGTCAGCCGTACGCACCCTGGCGACCAAGGTCGCCGGTGGCTGGAGCATCTCGGGTGAGAAGCATCTGATCACGGGGGCCGAGGGCGCCGCGTTCACGATCGTGATGGCGCGTGACGGCGAGAACAGCGGGGCCACCATGCTGCTGGTCGACACTGACACCCCCGGTTTCGCGGTGAAGGAGCATGCCCGCACCATCGACTCGACCATGGTCGGCGGTCACTGCCGGGTGCTGTTCGAGGACGTTTTCGTGCCGGACGACGCCGTGCTCGGTGAGGCCGGGCTGGGATTCCGGTATGTGCAGGTCAGGCTGGCGCCCGCTCGCCTCACCCACTGCATGCGGTGGCTCGGTGCCGCCCGTCGCGCGCACGAGATCGCGCTCTCCCGTGCGGTCGACCGGGAGTTGTTCGGACAGCGGCTCGCCGACCTCGGGATGGCGCAACAGATGATCGCCGACAACGAGATCGACCTGGTCGCGGCCCGAGCGCTGCTGTGGCAGGCCTGCTGGGAGGTGGCCGAGGGCGGCAAGGGCACCGAGTCGTCGTCGCGCGCGAAGGTGTTCATCAGCGAGGCCGTCGGAAGGGTCGTCGACCGCTCGGTGCAGCTCGCCGGAGGGCTGGGCACCAGCGAGGACCTGGTCATCGGCCGTATCTACGCCGATATCCGCGCCTTCCGTATCTACGACGGAGCCTCAGAGGCGCACCGTATGTCGATCGCCAAGCGGGCCGCACGCCGTGCCGGTACCGCCGAACACGGAAGCGGGGTCCGGTCATGA
- the dhaK gene encoding dihydroxyacetone kinase subunit DhaK: MKMLINVAETVVADALRGMAAAHPELTVDVENRVIVRRDAPVAGRVGLVSGGGSGHEPLHGGFVGPGMLSAACPGEVFTSPVPDQMLRAAAAVNSGAGVLFIVKNYTGDVLNFDMAAELAEDEGIRIAKVLVNDDVAVTDSLYTAGRRGTGATLYVEKIAGAAAEEGAPLERVEALARQVNESSRSFGVALSACTTPAKGSPTFDLPPGELELGVGIHGEPGRERRAMMTSREIADFSVQAILEDLDPRNPVLVLVNGMGATPLLELYGFNAEVQRVLTERGVVVAHTLVGNYVTSLDMAGASVTLCQVDEELLRLWNAPVKTPGLRWGV; this comes from the coding sequence ATGAAGATGCTCATCAACGTGGCGGAGACGGTGGTCGCGGACGCTCTGCGGGGTATGGCGGCAGCGCATCCGGAGCTGACGGTGGATGTCGAGAACCGGGTGATCGTACGGCGGGACGCTCCCGTGGCCGGAAGGGTGGGCCTGGTGTCCGGCGGCGGCTCGGGGCACGAGCCGCTGCACGGCGGTTTCGTGGGTCCCGGGATGCTGTCGGCGGCCTGTCCCGGCGAGGTATTCACATCGCCGGTGCCGGACCAGATGCTGCGGGCCGCGGCCGCCGTGAACAGCGGCGCGGGTGTGCTGTTCATCGTGAAGAACTACACGGGTGACGTGCTCAACTTCGACATGGCGGCCGAGCTCGCCGAGGACGAGGGCATCCGGATCGCCAAGGTCCTCGTCAATGATGACGTCGCCGTCACCGACAGCCTCTACACGGCCGGGCGGCGCGGCACGGGCGCCACGCTGTACGTGGAGAAGATCGCGGGCGCCGCCGCCGAGGAGGGCGCGCCGCTGGAGCGGGTCGAGGCGCTGGCCCGCCAGGTCAACGAGAGCTCCCGCAGTTTCGGGGTCGCCCTCAGCGCCTGCACCACTCCGGCCAAGGGCAGCCCCACATTCGACCTGCCGCCCGGGGAACTGGAACTGGGTGTCGGCATCCACGGCGAGCCGGGCCGGGAGCGGCGCGCGATGATGACCTCGCGGGAGATCGCCGACTTCTCGGTGCAGGCGATCCTGGAGGACCTCGACCCGCGCAATCCCGTGCTGGTCCTGGTCAACGGCATGGGTGCGACGCCGCTCCTGGAGCTGTACGGCTTCAACGCGGAGGTGCAGCGGGTGCTGACCGAGCGCGGTGTCGTCGTGGCGCACACCCTCGTGGGCAACTACGTCACCTCGCTCGACATGGCCGGCGCCTCGGTGACCCTGTGCCAGGTCGACGAGGAGCTGCTGCGGCTGTGGAACGCGCCGGTGAAGACACCGGGCCTGCGCTGGGGCGTCTGA
- a CDS encoding helix-turn-helix domain-containing protein, which yields MSTSHLTRMFRAATGQAPYQYLMRQRLECARRALLYGDAPIAAVALAAGFADQSHLTRTMRRHLNVTPSILRAAREAG from the coding sequence GTGAGCACCTCGCATCTGACCCGGATGTTTCGCGCGGCCACCGGCCAGGCCCCCTATCAGTACCTGATGCGGCAGCGCCTGGAGTGTGCGCGGCGGGCCCTGCTGTATGGCGACGCCCCGATCGCGGCGGTCGCCCTGGCGGCGGGTTTCGCCGACCAGAGCCATCTGACCAGAACGATGCGGCGGCATCTGAACGTGACGCCGAGCATTCTGCGCGCGGCGCGCGAGGCCGGGTGA
- a CDS encoding phosphotransferase family protein, with the protein MSTDLPGLPAANIEKWLQETLPDLLDGGPWQAELISGGLSNITYRLRLPHGTVILRRPPLGQVLPSAHDMKREYRVQTALAGTAVPVPRTLALCTDPDVLGCPFYVMAEVPGAVIRTAEDTAGLSPEARSALADGLVHTLADLHSIDPSSVGLADFGRPHGYCARQVSRWGEQWRRSHTRELPDMDVLLNRLSDHVPESSDASIVHGDYRLDNTIVDLSGPPRIAGVLDWELSTLGDPLADLAMTLTYWHDHDDADRELIPVAVGVTTQQGFPASYEVAEKYEWLTGRDLSLLPFYMAFSAMKLAVILEGVHARYLGGQTVSEGYEGAGAAVPVLVAKALRELRVIGRA; encoded by the coding sequence ATGAGCACCGATCTACCCGGCCTGCCCGCCGCGAACATCGAGAAGTGGCTTCAGGAAACGCTGCCGGATCTGCTGGACGGCGGTCCTTGGCAGGCCGAGCTGATCTCCGGCGGGCTGTCGAACATCACCTACCGGCTGCGCCTCCCCCACGGAACCGTCATCCTCCGACGGCCGCCGCTCGGCCAAGTGCTCCCCAGTGCGCACGACATGAAGCGTGAGTACCGCGTCCAGACCGCGCTCGCGGGGACCGCTGTGCCCGTGCCCCGGACGCTTGCGCTCTGCACGGACCCCGATGTCCTCGGCTGTCCCTTCTACGTCATGGCCGAGGTGCCCGGGGCGGTCATACGCACGGCGGAGGACACCGCCGGGCTCAGCCCCGAGGCGCGCTCGGCGCTGGCCGACGGTCTGGTGCACACCCTCGCGGACCTGCACAGCATCGACCCTTCGAGCGTCGGCCTGGCGGACTTCGGACGGCCACACGGCTACTGCGCGCGCCAGGTCTCCCGGTGGGGCGAGCAGTGGCGCCGCTCGCACACGCGCGAACTCCCGGACATGGACGTACTCCTGAACCGACTCTCCGACCACGTGCCGGAGAGCTCCGACGCCTCGATCGTGCACGGCGACTACCGCCTCGACAACACCATCGTCGACCTGAGCGGCCCGCCCCGCATCGCGGGCGTCCTCGACTGGGAACTTTCCACGCTGGGCGACCCGTTGGCCGATCTGGCCATGACGCTGACCTACTGGCACGACCACGACGACGCGGACCGCGAGCTGATTCCCGTCGCGGTGGGTGTCACTACGCAGCAGGGCTTCCCCGCCAGTTACGAAGTGGCCGAGAAGTACGAATGGTTGACCGGCCGGGACCTGAGCCTCCTGCCGTTCTACATGGCCTTCAGCGCGATGAAACTCGCCGTGATCCTCGAAGGCGTCCACGCCCGGTATCTCGGCGGCCAGACAGTGAGCGAGGGCTACGAAGGCGCCGGCGCGGCGGTCCCGGTCCTGGTCGCGAAGGCCCTTCGCGAGCTGCGCGTGATCGGGCGGGCGTAG
- a CDS encoding PadR family transcriptional regulator, which produces MSLPHAILTALLEKPSSGLELTRRFDKSIGYFWSATHQQIYRELGKLEADGHIRALQSEQPARGQKKSYEVLPAGRDELARWTAASQDPKPLRDTMLLRLRASAVVGTAGIEADLRRHLDLHQRQLEEYEGIQTRDFPPGKDTAQDRLRHLVLRAGIDLETFWTRWLTHALEEFEQLPAHE; this is translated from the coding sequence ATGTCACTCCCGCACGCGATCCTCACCGCCCTTCTGGAGAAGCCGTCGTCGGGCCTCGAACTGACCCGCCGGTTCGACAAGTCGATCGGCTACTTCTGGTCGGCGACGCATCAGCAGATCTATCGCGAGCTGGGAAAACTGGAGGCTGACGGGCACATCCGCGCCCTGCAGTCCGAGCAGCCGGCCCGCGGGCAGAAGAAGAGCTACGAGGTCCTGCCCGCGGGCCGCGACGAACTCGCCCGCTGGACCGCCGCCTCTCAGGACCCGAAGCCCCTGCGCGACACCATGCTGCTGAGGCTGCGCGCCTCCGCCGTCGTCGGCACCGCGGGCATCGAGGCGGACCTGCGCCGCCATCTCGACCTGCATCAGCGGCAGTTGGAGGAGTACGAGGGAATCCAGACGCGTGACTTCCCGCCCGGGAAGGACACCGCGCAGGACCGACTGCGGCACCTCGTACTGCGCGCCGGTATCGACCTGGAGACCTTCTGGACGCGTTGGCTGACCCACGCGCTGGAGGAGTTCGAGCAGTTGCCCGCGCACGAGTAG
- a CDS encoding FAD-dependent oxidoreductase, with product MSRYPHLLNPLDLGFTTLPNRVLMGSMHVGLEEAERGFERMAEFYATRARGGVGLIVTGGIAPNEAGRPYEGGAKLTTEAEAEQHTEITAAVHREGGKIAMQILHFGRYAYHQDLVAPSALQAPISPFPPHELTDAEIERTIDDYARAARLAKRAGYDGVEIMGSEGYLINEFIATQTNKREDRWGGSYENRTRFPLEILRRVREAVGADFIIIYRLSMLDLVPGGSSLEEVITLAQAVEAAGATIINTGIGWHEARIPTIATSVPRGAYTWVTKKVMGAVSIPLVTTNRINTPELAEQLLADGHADMVSLARPMLADPDFVAKAEAGRPEAINTCIGCNQACLDHTFSGKITSCLVNPRACHETELVLSPTKLRKRVAVVGAGPAGLACAVSAAERGHDVTLYDAAHEIGGQLNVARKVPGKQEFDETIRYFRTQLELHGVDVRLNTRIDAEDVLGYDDVVVATGVSPRTPEIPGVDHPSVVGYLDVLRDGAPVGDRVAILGAGGIGFDVAEYLTDSGDKASEDPATYFRNWGVDMDYRGPGGLAAPERPAPPRTVHLLQRKASKVGAGLGKTTGWIHRAELKHRGVTMVAGVQYDRIDDAGLHVTVEGRSQVLDVDTIVLCTGQDPRRDLYEELLAAGGSVHLIGGADVAAELDAKRAIKQGTELAAAL from the coding sequence ATGAGCCGTTACCCGCACCTGCTGAACCCGCTCGACCTGGGCTTCACCACCCTGCCCAACCGCGTGCTCATGGGCTCCATGCATGTGGGCCTGGAGGAGGCCGAGCGCGGCTTCGAGCGGATGGCCGAGTTCTACGCCACCCGGGCCCGCGGCGGTGTCGGCCTCATCGTCACCGGCGGCATCGCGCCCAACGAGGCCGGGCGGCCGTACGAGGGCGGCGCCAAGCTGACCACCGAGGCGGAGGCGGAGCAGCACACGGAGATCACCGCCGCGGTGCACCGCGAGGGCGGGAAGATCGCCATGCAGATCCTGCACTTCGGGCGGTACGCCTACCACCAGGACCTCGTCGCGCCCAGCGCCCTCCAGGCCCCGATCAGCCCCTTCCCGCCGCACGAGCTCACCGACGCCGAGATCGAGCGGACCATCGACGACTACGCGCGCGCCGCCCGCCTGGCGAAGCGGGCCGGCTACGACGGCGTCGAGATCATGGGCTCCGAGGGCTACCTGATCAACGAGTTCATCGCCACCCAGACCAACAAACGCGAGGACCGCTGGGGTGGCTCGTACGAGAACCGCACGCGCTTCCCCCTGGAGATCCTCCGGCGGGTGCGTGAAGCGGTCGGCGCGGACTTCATCATCATCTACCGCCTGTCGATGCTGGACCTGGTGCCGGGCGGCTCCTCCCTGGAGGAGGTGATCACCCTCGCCCAGGCCGTCGAGGCCGCCGGGGCCACGATCATCAACACCGGCATCGGCTGGCACGAGGCCCGCATTCCCACCATCGCGACCTCGGTACCGCGCGGTGCGTACACCTGGGTGACCAAAAAGGTCATGGGTGCCGTTTCGATCCCCCTGGTCACCACCAACCGCATCAACACCCCCGAACTCGCCGAGCAGTTGCTCGCCGACGGCCACGCCGACATGGTGTCCCTGGCCCGCCCGATGCTCGCCGACCCCGACTTCGTTGCCAAGGCGGAGGCGGGCAGGCCCGAGGCCATCAACACCTGCATCGGCTGCAACCAGGCCTGCCTCGACCACACTTTCAGCGGCAAGATCACCTCCTGCCTGGTCAACCCGCGCGCCTGCCACGAGACGGAGCTCGTCCTCTCACCGACCAAGCTGCGCAAGCGAGTTGCCGTGGTCGGCGCGGGTCCCGCCGGACTCGCCTGCGCGGTCTCCGCCGCCGAGCGCGGCCACGACGTCACCCTCTACGACGCCGCGCACGAGATCGGCGGCCAGCTCAACGTGGCCCGCAAGGTCCCCGGCAAGCAGGAGTTCGACGAGACGATCCGCTATTTCCGTACACAGCTCGAACTGCACGGCGTGGACGTGCGGTTGAACACCCGCATCGACGCCGAGGACGTCCTCGGATACGACGACGTCGTGGTCGCGACCGGCGTCAGCCCGCGCACCCCCGAGATCCCCGGCGTCGACCACCCCAGCGTCGTCGGCTACTTGGACGTGCTGCGCGACGGCGCCCCCGTCGGCGACCGCGTCGCGATCCTCGGCGCCGGAGGCATCGGCTTCGACGTCGCCGAGTACCTAACCGACAGCGGTGACAAGGCGAGCGAGGACCCGGCGACGTACTTCCGGAACTGGGGCGTCGACATGGACTACCGGGGGCCCGGCGGCCTCGCCGCCCCCGAGCGGCCCGCCCCGCCCCGCACCGTCCACCTCCTCCAGCGCAAGGCCTCCAAGGTCGGCGCCGGACTCGGCAAGACGACGGGGTGGATCCACCGCGCCGAACTCAAGCACCGCGGCGTCACCATGGTCGCGGGCGTCCAGTACGACCGGATCGACGACGCCGGACTGCACGTCACCGTCGAGGGGCGGAGCCAGGTCCTGGACGTCGACACGATCGTCCTGTGCACCGGGCAGGACCCGCGCCGTGACCTGTACGAGGAGCTGCTCGCCGCGGGCGGCAGCGTGCACCTCATCGGCGGCGCCGACGTGGCCGCCGAACTGGACGCCAAGCGTGCCATCAAGCAGGGCACGGAGCTGGCGGCGGCACTGTAA
- the dhaL gene encoding dihydroxyacetone kinase subunit DhaL, which produces MLDADFFRRWMTVTAASVDREAERLTDLDSPIGDADHGSNLKRGFTAVVATLEKEAPDTPGAVLMLAGRQLISTVGGASGPLYGTLLRRTGKALGDAAEVTEEQFADALRAGVDAVMALGGAAPGDKTMIDALVPAVDALSGSFAAARAAAEEGAAATIPLQARKGRASYLGERSIGHQDPGATSSALLIAALEEAAGE; this is translated from the coding sequence GTGCTCGACGCCGATTTCTTCCGCCGTTGGATGACGGTCACCGCCGCCTCCGTGGACCGCGAGGCGGAACGGCTCACCGACCTGGACTCGCCGATCGGTGACGCCGACCACGGCAGCAATCTGAAGCGCGGGTTCACCGCCGTGGTGGCCACGCTGGAGAAGGAGGCCCCGGACACGCCGGGCGCCGTCCTCATGCTCGCCGGACGGCAGCTGATCTCGACGGTCGGCGGCGCGTCCGGACCGTTGTACGGCACCCTGCTGCGCCGTACCGGCAAGGCGCTCGGGGATGCAGCGGAGGTCACCGAGGAGCAGTTCGCCGACGCGTTGCGCGCGGGCGTGGACGCGGTGATGGCGCTGGGCGGAGCCGCGCCCGGCGACAAGACCATGATCGACGCACTGGTGCCCGCCGTCGACGCGCTCTCCGGCTCCTTCGCCGCAGCGAGGGCCGCCGCCGAGGAGGGCGCCGCCGCGACGATCCCGCTGCAGGCCCGCAAGGGCAGGGCGAGCTATCTGGGCGAGCGCAGCATCGGGCACCAGGATCCCGGTGCCACGTCCTCCGCCCTGCTGATCGCCGCGTTGGAGGAGGCGGCCGGTGAGTGA
- a CDS encoding alpha/beta hydrolase family protein, translating into MAAENVDELVKNLANTFGRPIRSPTLHWPDEYGLEYENVTFPSLDGVPLDAWFIPCKGSDKIVVCNHPIWFNRYGLASQLEPWKQIGGAGGNDFEVNFMPDYKHLHDAGYNVLTYDMRNFGHSGIGNGGLGSNGIFESRDVVGSLRYVKSREDTRNMTVGLFSRCCGGNATYIAMTNHPEYFRDVRCMVNPQPVSLRPFYERITEILGIEDHFDAIDREIQLITSFRIDDMSPVEYAKNCHVPTFVAQVHDDALTKPGDVQTIFDNIPTEEKKLHWIHGTTRRWDGYLFFPNNPDPLIEWFDKYMN; encoded by the coding sequence ATGGCTGCAGAGAACGTGGATGAACTCGTCAAGAACCTCGCGAATACCTTCGGGCGCCCGATCCGCTCGCCGACCCTGCACTGGCCGGACGAGTACGGCCTGGAGTACGAGAACGTGACCTTCCCGTCCTTGGACGGGGTACCGCTTGATGCATGGTTCATCCCCTGCAAGGGGTCGGACAAGATCGTCGTCTGCAACCACCCGATCTGGTTCAACCGGTACGGCCTTGCCTCCCAACTGGAGCCGTGGAAGCAGATCGGCGGCGCCGGCGGCAACGACTTCGAAGTCAACTTCATGCCGGACTACAAGCACCTCCACGACGCCGGGTACAACGTCCTGACCTACGACATGCGCAACTTCGGCCACAGCGGCATCGGCAACGGCGGACTCGGCTCCAACGGCATTTTCGAGTCCCGCGACGTCGTCGGCTCCCTGCGCTACGTCAAGTCCCGCGAGGACACCAGGAACATGACGGTCGGCCTGTTCAGCCGCTGCTGCGGCGGCAACGCCACCTACATCGCCATGACCAACCACCCGGAGTACTTCCGGGACGTGCGCTGCATGGTCAACCCGCAGCCGGTCTCACTGCGCCCGTTCTACGAGCGGATCACCGAAATCCTCGGCATCGAGGACCACTTCGACGCCATAGACCGCGAAATCCAGCTGATCACCAGCTTCCGGATCGACGACATGTCCCCCGTCGAGTACGCCAAGAACTGCCACGTGCCCACCTTCGTCGCCCAGGTTCACGACGACGCTCTCACCAAGCCCGGCGACGTCCAGACGATCTTCGACAACATCCCCACCGAGGAGAAGAAACTGCACTGGATCCACGGCACCACCCGCCGCTGGGACGGCTACCTCTTCTTCCCCAACAACCCGGACCCGCTCATCGAATGGTTCGACAAGTACATGAACTGA
- a CDS encoding PTS-dependent dihydroxyacetone kinase phosphotransferase subunit DhaM yields MSEAAGSAGARKQLVGIVLVSHSAAVAASVAELATGLAGGGTTAPVVPAGGTMDGGLGTSAELISAAAASADRGVGVAVLTDLGSAVLTVKALLAEGDELPENTRLVDAPFVEGAVAAVVTASAGADLAAVEAAAAEAYSYRKE; encoded by the coding sequence GTGAGTGAGGCAGCAGGCTCCGCCGGCGCCCGCAAGCAGCTCGTCGGCATCGTGCTCGTGTCGCACAGTGCCGCCGTCGCCGCCTCCGTCGCCGAGCTGGCGACGGGGCTCGCGGGCGGCGGCACGACGGCTCCCGTCGTCCCGGCGGGCGGCACGATGGACGGCGGCCTCGGCACGAGCGCCGAGCTGATCTCCGCCGCGGCCGCCTCCGCGGACCGCGGCGTCGGGGTCGCCGTCCTCACCGATCTCGGCAGCGCGGTCCTCACCGTGAAGGCGCTGCTCGCCGAGGGTGACGAGCTCCCGGAGAACACCCGACTGGTGGATGCGCCCTTCGTCGAGGGCGCGGTGGCCGCGGTCGTCACCGCCTCGGCGGGTGCGGACCTCGCCGCGGTGGAGGCGGCCGCGGCGGAGGCGTACTCGTACCGGAAGGAATGA
- a CDS encoding glycoside hydrolase family 75 protein, translated as MRVQSLTLAVAGAALLAPAPGSAALPTAARPSAPVAVHEGNVQAADLLAKVRGCVQISNGRYRSDDGARADIPVCGTRGAVFWKADMDIDCDGRPGPRCNSRTDPLFSDATAYQQSDGQQLDAETLPYIVVPGVSSIWNHRDHDVRAGSVAAVIYRDRVQYAVVGDIGPRHIIGEASYATARGLGIRPDPIRGGTGSGVTYLVFKDSRVSPIESHRAAVTLGESLARKFVKEN; from the coding sequence GTGCGTGTCCAGTCGCTGACGCTGGCCGTGGCCGGCGCCGCCCTGCTCGCTCCTGCCCCCGGTTCCGCGGCGCTTCCCACCGCCGCCCGCCCGAGCGCCCCCGTGGCGGTGCATGAGGGGAACGTTCAGGCCGCCGACCTGCTCGCGAAAGTACGCGGCTGCGTCCAGATCTCGAACGGGCGCTACCGCAGTGACGACGGTGCCCGCGCCGACATCCCGGTGTGTGGAACACGGGGCGCCGTGTTCTGGAAGGCAGACATGGACATCGACTGCGACGGCCGCCCCGGCCCGCGGTGCAACAGCCGTACCGACCCGCTCTTCTCCGACGCCACCGCCTACCAGCAGTCCGACGGACAGCAGCTGGACGCCGAGACCCTCCCGTACATCGTCGTCCCCGGCGTCAGCAGCATCTGGAACCACCGCGACCACGACGTCCGCGCCGGTTCGGTGGCCGCCGTGATCTACCGGGACCGCGTCCAGTACGCGGTCGTCGGCGACATCGGCCCGCGCCACATCATCGGCGAGGCCTCGTACGCCACCGCCAGAGGCCTCGGTATCCGCCCCGATCCGATCCGCGGCGGGACGGGCTCGGGGGTCACCTACCTGGTGTTCAAGGACTCCCGGGTCTCGCCCATCGAGAGTCACCGGGCAGCGGTGACGCTGGGGGAGAGCCTGGCGCGCAAGTTCGTCAAGGAGAACTGA
- a CDS encoding fibronectin type III domain-containing protein — protein sequence MRRVPHALICGSLLVLTSCGWGAQSDDQGGKLPSAPMGVTAAAGSATSVHVMWNRASGDPEVTEYVVYRGMTKVKAVPGTDHMVDITRLKPSTTYVFNVRALNADGNPGPPSKQVRATTPAAVAADERAPTSPGRPSGKTVGSGSVQLSWEKSTDDRGVASYDIYQGASKIHSVGGGQTATVVTGLRAGTGYSFTVKARDAADNVSAASDTVRLTTAPGSDSGKGTAPTDFRATTHLADGAYYLDLSWIPPDVDGVITEYQIHLDGEAATSLVWGGTAPSKEATYSFYVGRDADVTHRVRMRAKLPDGTWGGYSPERTVTTGAEG from the coding sequence GTGCGACGCGTTCCCCACGCGCTGATCTGCGGCTCGCTGCTCGTCCTGACGTCCTGTGGATGGGGCGCGCAGAGCGACGACCAGGGCGGAAAGCTGCCCTCGGCACCGATGGGCGTCACCGCCGCGGCGGGCAGCGCGACCAGCGTGCACGTCATGTGGAACCGGGCTTCCGGGGATCCGGAGGTCACCGAGTACGTGGTGTACCGCGGCATGACAAAGGTCAAGGCAGTACCCGGTACCGACCACATGGTGGACATCACCAGGCTCAAGCCGTCCACGACGTACGTCTTCAATGTCCGCGCCCTGAACGCCGACGGAAACCCCGGACCGCCCAGCAAACAGGTCCGCGCCACCACACCGGCAGCGGTCGCGGCCGACGAAAGGGCCCCGACCAGCCCCGGCCGCCCGAGCGGAAAGACGGTCGGGAGCGGGTCGGTCCAGCTGTCCTGGGAGAAGTCGACGGACGACCGGGGCGTGGCCTCGTACGACATCTATCAGGGCGCCTCGAAGATCCACAGCGTGGGTGGCGGGCAGACCGCGACCGTGGTGACCGGGCTGCGGGCCGGCACCGGCTACTCCTTCACCGTGAAGGCGCGCGACGCGGCGGACAACGTCTCGGCCGCGAGCGACACCGTCCGGCTCACCACCGCACCCGGTTCCGACAGCGGAAAGGGCACCGCGCCGACCGACTTCCGCGCCACCACGCACCTCGCCGACGGGGCGTACTACCTCGATCTGTCCTGGATTCCGCCGGACGTGGACGGTGTGATCACGGAGTATCAGATCCATCTGGACGGGGAAGCGGCGACCTCGCTCGTCTGGGGTGGCACCGCGCCGAGCAAGGAGGCGACGTACAGCTTCTATGTGGGACGGGACGCCGATGTCACGCACCGGGTTCGGATGCGGGCGAAGCTGCCGGACGGCACATGGGGCGGGTACTCGCCGGAGCGCACGGTGACGACGGGCGCCGAGGGATAG